From Chryseobacterium sp. H1D6B, a single genomic window includes:
- a CDS encoding NAD(P)H-dependent oxidoreductase encodes MKQLLHIMSSPKTKNSASRKLGQIVIEKLKEIYPDSKVTTYDLATNKTAHLDEDHIEAFFTPAEIQTKAHKHSLIQSNRAIEDVLKADIIVIEAPMYNWSIPSTLKAYFDQIARAKITFQYVGGGLLPKGLLKDKKAYIVTSSGGIYSEGELKPYDFTTNYVRFFLNLLGIEVVNVFRVEGQAVFGPENALLKAIENVVI; translated from the coding sequence ATGAAACAACTATTGCACATCATGTCCAGTCCAAAAACTAAAAACTCTGCAAGCAGAAAATTGGGTCAGATCGTGATTGAAAAGCTCAAGGAAATATATCCCGATTCAAAGGTTACAACGTATGATCTTGCAACAAATAAAACAGCACATTTAGATGAAGACCATATTGAAGCATTTTTTACTCCTGCAGAAATTCAGACAAAAGCACATAAACATTCTTTAATACAATCAAATCGGGCAATTGAAGATGTATTAAAAGCTGACATTATTGTGATTGAAGCCCCTATGTACAATTGGAGCATTCCAAGTACGTTAAAGGCTTACTTTGATCAGATAGCCAGAGCTAAAATAACGTTCCAATATGTTGGTGGCGGGTTGTTACCAAAAGGTCTGTTAAAAGATAAAAAAGCATACATCGTTACCTCATCAGGCGGGATCTATTCTGAAGGTGAACTGAAACCTTACGATTTCACAACAAATTACGTCCGTTTCTTTCTGAATCTATTGGGTATAGAAGTTGTCAATGTTTTCCGTGTAGAAGGACAGGCTGTTTTTGGACCTGAAAATGCTTTATTAAAAGCTATTGAAAACGTGGTTATCTAG
- the dnaK gene encoding molecular chaperone DnaK, which yields MSKIIGIDLGTTNSCVAVMEGKDPVVIPNAEGKRTTPSIVAFTEDGERKVGDPAKRQAVTNPKKTVYSIKRFIGTHFKDDASEISRVPYEVVKGPNDTVKVKIDDREYTPQEISAMTLQKMKKTAEDYLGQEVTRAVITVPAYFNDAQRQATKEAGEIAGLIVERIINEPTAAALAYGMDKAHKDQKIAVYDLGGGTFDVSILDLGDGVFEVLSTNGDTHLGGDDFDDVIINWMADEFKAEEGVDLKSDAIALQRLKEAAEKAKIELSSSPQTEINLPYITATATGPKHLVKTLTKAKFEQLSADLVRRSMEPCKKALSDAGLSISDIDEVILVGGSTRIPIIQEEVEKFFGKKPSKGVNPDEVVAIGAAIQGGVLTGDVKDVLLLDVTPLSLGIETMGSVFTKLIESNTTIPTKKSETFSTASDNQPAVSIRVGQGERPMFNDNKEIGRFDLTDIPPAQRGVPQIEVTFDIDANGILSVSAKDKGTGKEQSIKIQASSGLSDEEIERMKKEAQENSAADAKRKEEVEIFNKADGLIFQTEKQLKEFGDKLSADKKAAIETAHGELKTAFEAKNGDEVKAKTEALDAAWMAASEEMYAAGQQTEGADAGAQNSGGNTGGEDVQDADFEEVK from the coding sequence ATGAGTAAAATAATTGGAATTGACTTAGGAACAACCAACTCTTGTGTTGCAGTAATGGAAGGAAAAGACCCTGTTGTTATTCCTAATGCAGAAGGAAAAAGAACGACTCCTTCTATTGTAGCGTTTACAGAAGATGGTGAAAGAAAAGTAGGAGATCCTGCAAAAAGACAGGCTGTAACAAATCCAAAAAAGACAGTATATTCTATCAAAAGATTTATTGGAACTCATTTTAAAGATGATGCAAGTGAAATTTCAAGAGTACCTTACGAAGTAGTAAAAGGTCCAAATGACACTGTAAAAGTTAAAATCGACGACAGAGAATATACTCCACAAGAAATTTCTGCAATGACTCTTCAAAAAATGAAGAAAACGGCTGAGGATTATCTTGGACAAGAAGTAACAAGAGCGGTAATTACTGTACCTGCGTACTTTAATGATGCTCAAAGACAAGCTACTAAAGAAGCTGGAGAAATTGCTGGCCTTATTGTAGAAAGAATTATCAATGAGCCTACTGCTGCTGCATTAGCTTACGGAATGGATAAGGCTCATAAAGATCAGAAGATCGCAGTATATGACCTTGGAGGGGGTACTTTCGACGTTTCTATCCTAGATTTAGGAGACGGAGTTTTCGAAGTATTGTCTACAAATGGTGATACTCACTTAGGAGGTGATGACTTTGATGATGTAATTATCAACTGGATGGCTGATGAGTTCAAAGCTGAAGAAGGAGTAGATTTAAAATCTGATGCTATTGCATTACAAAGATTGAAAGAAGCTGCTGAAAAAGCTAAAATCGAATTATCTTCTTCTCCACAAACTGAAATTAACTTACCTTATATCACAGCTACAGCTACAGGTCCTAAACACTTAGTGAAGACTTTAACTAAAGCTAAATTCGAGCAGTTATCTGCAGATCTGGTAAGAAGATCTATGGAGCCGTGTAAAAAAGCGCTTTCTGATGCTGGTCTTTCTATCTCAGATATCGATGAAGTGATCTTGGTTGGTGGTTCTACAAGAATCCCTATCATTCAGGAAGAAGTAGAAAAATTCTTCGGTAAAAAACCATCTAAAGGAGTAAACCCGGATGAGGTTGTAGCAATTGGTGCAGCGATCCAAGGGGGAGTTCTTACAGGAGACGTAAAAGATGTATTGCTTCTTGACGTTACACCGCTTTCTTTAGGTATTGAAACAATGGGTTCTGTATTCACTAAATTAATTGAATCAAACACTACAATCCCAACTAAAAAATCTGAAACATTCTCTACAGCTTCTGACAACCAGCCGGCTGTAAGCATCAGAGTAGGACAAGGAGAAAGACCTATGTTCAACGATAATAAAGAGATCGGTAGATTTGATCTTACTGATATTCCACCAGCACAAAGAGGAGTTCCTCAGATCGAAGTAACTTTCGATATTGATGCTAACGGTATTCTTAGTGTTTCTGCTAAAGATAAAGGAACTGGTAAAGAGCAGTCTATTAAAATTCAGGCTTCTTCAGGTCTTTCTGATGAAGAAATTGAAAGAATGAAAAAAGAAGCTCAGGAAAACTCTGCAGCAGATGCGAAGAGAAAAGAAGAAGTTGAGATCTTCAACAAAGCTGACGGATTGATCTTCCAGACTGAAAAGCAATTGAAGGAGTTTGGTGATAAATTATCTGCTGATAAAAAAGCAGCAATTGAAACCGCTCATGGAGAATTGAAAACAGCTTTTGAAGCTAAAAACGGAGATGAAGTAAAAGCTAAAACAGAAGCTTTAGATGCAGCTTGGATGGCCGCTTCAGAAGAAATGTATGCAGCAGGACAACAAACTGAAGGTGCAGATGCTGGAGCTCAAAACTCTGGAGGAAACACAGGAGGTGAAGATGTACAGGATGCAGACTTCGAAGAAGTTAAGTAA